Below is a genomic region from Actinoallomurus bryophytorum.
CAAACTTTGTTGGCAGCAATCATCTCACCTTGACCACTCCCACCAAGAACGATTCCCCAGTCCGCCTCTTCGCGAGCGACAAGTTCGGCGACCGCGAAGCAGAACGGCGGATAGTCGACGGACTCCCGTGAGGTGGTACCGACATCGATAATCTCTGTGTTAACCTCACCATTTAGATGCTCGAACAGGTATGTTTTTAGGTCTATACCGGCATGGTCGGAACCGATAGCAATTCTCACGACTCGTCCCCTCTCGGCGACGTTGCGGCGATAGCAGCGAATACCGTATTTGCGTCAGGAATTTCAAATATCCGGCTCACGGCAAACGCCCAACCCCAAAGGAAGTAACGCCACCCGTCCTCCACCTCGAGATGCCGGTCGGACGCCTGGTCATTGGCGATCTGAAAGAAGTTCGGCTCTCCCTGCATCACGAAGCGATAGTTGAAGTCCCAGACCACAGAATGCAGAGGGAGGATTACACTCGGCGTCACAGGAGAACCTGGCCGGTCCTTCCCGAGTCCAGTCGCATTGACTATCAACGATCCTTCAGGAAGCGACGAAACGAGGGCATCAGACACTCGTCCACAGGCTTCGACCTGAACCGGCACTGGGTTGTCCCATCCGATGACCTTGTCGCGCAGCACGGCGACCCGTTCCTCGTCGATGTCCAGCACTCTGATCTGGCGACAGCCAAGACTCGGGTCCGCCGAAAGGGTGTGCGCAAGAGCGGTCCCGGCCCCCCCAGCCCCAAGGATCAGCGCGATGCCGTCGGCCGCGAATCTTTCACGCTCACTTAGCAGCGCTGAACTCACTTCGCGGGTCGAAAAGAAATCGTTGGCGTCGGCCCCGATGGCTCCGTCGCTGTCCCTGAAGAGGACCCCAACCTCCTTGAGACGGCGCGCCGCCGGCATCCATGTCTTGATTTCGTGCCCACACGCCTCGTACATCGCGACTTTATGGCTGGTAACAAGTGCACCACTTACGTGCCGGTCTCCGGCCACCCGGTCCACGACCGCCCGGTACTCATTAGGTGATGCGTCGAGCGGGAGGTCGACCCCAACGAGTGATGCCGCGAGGCCCAGTTTCGTCGTCCAGGTTGGGAACAGCGATAGCGCGGCCGAGCCACCCGTGGAAACACCGACGAAGAGCATCGTGGCGTTGGAGATCGGATTATCTTCCACCGTCCATGCCTTCTCGTCGATAGTCGTCCCAGAGTCGTTCGATGTCGTAAGTCTGATCATAGACGCCGAATGCAACCTCCAGCAGTCGCACACGGTCCATCGATGCCTTTGTTCGATGCCAGATCCCTCTTGGGATGAGGATATAGTCACCTTTCTCAAGAATAAGGGATGCGATTCTTGGATCGTACTGATCCGCATCCCTATTCAAGTCCTCAGAGCAGATTTCTAGACCGATATTGTCATCAAGTGCGACGAAAAGTTCGTCCCTGCAAAGGTGCCGCTGAAAGCTGAGCTTGCCATGGGCCTCGATCGTGAGCAGCCGTACCGATGCGGTCTCCTGATCGGCCAGGATCTCGATCGCTCCCCAGGGCCGCTTGTCGATCTTCACCATCCTTCGCTCCGACTCGAGAAGACCGACAAACTCCCTGTTGAAGGCAGATGTCGTCTGGGTAACACCCCAAGGGAAAAAGATCTCGTATCGATCGGTAATGGTTTCGTGAATCGTGCGGACGTGCTCGGTGAGTTCCTCTTCTCTTTCCACCAGTTGTTGCGAGATCACGAGTACACCTGTGCGCACATCAGCCTTCGGATACCACTCACGTGCACGCTCACGAGCGAGCGCGAGTGTGTTGCCAGAGAAGGTGATCGAGTCGAGGATGAGAATACGGCGCATGGTTTTATCCGGATGCGACAGCGTGTCAGGAGTATCGCTCTTTACGCGACGGTTGAACGTTCGCGAGTTCTCTTCACCCTCCACGACTATTTCGGCAATTTCTATGTGGTCGTCCTCAAGTCCCGATTGCATGTGCCTCTTGAGCTCAGGACCACCGGGAGCAGATGGATCATTTATAAAAAAAACAAGATCGGGCTCGAACTCAAGGACCTTGTGGGTAAAGTTCTGAACCAGCCGCGTAATGGTTGTATAGTTGATATATCCAAGCCCCTTGCGCTCTTTATCGAGAATCGCCTGCTGTACCTTTGCGCGTTGTTTTTGCGCTGCCGGATCGTTAAGTTCCTTAAGCTGCACAGCGAGACTGAGCTGAGTGAAGAAGCCATCGAAGTCACCGATGTTAACTGTGACGCCCGGATTGAGCACGTGCGCACGCTCACCCTCGACGACTCGGACACCGGCCCGATCGATGACCCGTTCCGTCTCGGCGCCGGACTCATATCGGACGTGGAACAGGTGACCAGCGTTTCCCTGCGCGGAGCCGGGCCGGGTCAGCAGCGTACCTAGGAGGTCCACGTCTTGGGCTGACTGCCCGACCATGATGGTGAAGCCGTCGAGCAGACGATGGAGCGCCGACAAGATGCCGGGATCGAAGGCACCGGTCTCGGAGGGCGTCATGAGGAAAAGTCGTGTTGCCACATCGCCGTGCAATTTGATGATCACAGGTCCGCGGGTGTTGGTGTCGAGGACACGGGCGATGAGCTCGTCCGACACTTCGCCTCTGACCAGGACTTTGATGCGCTCGGCCGGCATCAAGCGGTAGAAAGCTGTCTCCAGCAGTGAGTCCCAGTTGGTCGTCAGTACGACGCGGATTAGACCCTGCTTGGCGAGCTCGGCCAGATGCATGTAGCCCGTCGAAGGCCGCTTACCAACGAGATACGGCTCCAGCAGATGATAACGATTGCTGCCTACCGCACTTTCGGTCCCAAAGTAGTCAACCAGGCACTCGATCGGACCTTCGAATGGGGCCAGGTCGAGATCCTGGTCCTCGCAGATCCTCCTTGCGAGGGCGGGCCATGACGGCACCCCACTGTTGATCGAAGCGCCCGCGCCGAGGATGACCGTGGCTCCAAGACCACTGCTCTTCTTGGCCGAGATGAGCTCGCCCGCGATCGTTCGTATCGTGGTCTTTGACGGTTGTGCCATTGATGGACTCCGTAGTTCTGCGCCGCGACTGAGACCGCCGCAGCGCACGAGGTGGGGGGCAGGAGCCGTCCGCTAGAGCGAGGTCAGGTGTCACCCGCCGAGTCACTGAGCGCGTCCTCTATGGCGAACAGGATCCGGGCGCTTTCCAGGCCGTCCCGTATCGATGTACCGATCAACGACTCACCTTGCAGATGCCGGCAGAAGTCCTCTACCTCCGCCCCGTACAGGTTCACTGGGGAGAAGGTCTCTTCCAGACGTCCGTCGTTGCTGTGGATTTCCAGCGTGCGCGCACTCCGCTCACCGAACATCGCGGGCACCTTAACGGCCCCCTCAGCAAAGTTGATCACCAGGTCGTTGGCGTCAGTACTGCCTGCTTGAGACGCCATGATGGTCACGATCGAGTGGTCGTAGCCAAGGTGTGCGCTCACGGTGTCGAGCCGCTCGACCTCCCGCCGCCGTGCGCCGAGAGCACTGATACGGCCAGGCACTCCGAAGAGACACAGGGCGAGGTCCAAGGCGTGTACGCCGGCGTCGAACATCGCGTTCGACCCACCTCGTCGCGGATCGAGTTTCCAGGTCGCGCTTGGAGCCTCGTGGTTCAGCCAGAAGGACCACTGCAGGGCAGCGGATGAAACCGGTCCAAGCTGTTCCTCTTTAAGGATCTCCTGCAGCTTTCCCACCACTGGTTGGTGCCGTAGGTGATGAGCGACCATTACCGGCTTGACGCTGTCCCTCAGGAGAGCGGTCATCTCACCGAGGTCATCACGGTTCGCCACAAGCGGTTTTTCGCAGACTATCGGCTTCTCGAGAGACAACGCGAAGCGAACCTGCTCGGTGTGTAGGAACGGCGGCGACGCGACGTAAACGATGTCGTAGTCGTCCTTCCAGAGAGCGAACTCCTGGAGATCAGTTGTCACCCGGACCTGCGGGGCGAGTCGACTGATCTCCGTGAGCTTTGTGGTGTCCCTGCCCTGGGCGACTGTCACCCGGCAGATCGGAGAGTCGAGCAGTGCTGGGATGGTCCTCTTCTTACCCGTCCCAGTCGCGGAGAGCATTCCGATCCTGAACACAAGATTCCCTTCGCAAACTCGTCATTGATCGTCGATCCGCACACCGCCACGTCAGCCACCGCGCACAGGGGCTGTCTGGGGCGTAAACAAGATGGGATCACAAGAATCCCGCCGCAGTGGAGAAGCGGATGGCTCCATGCCTCAGTCCCAAGTGTCGCGTTGTTCCCTCCCGCACACAAGAATTTCACTGCTCGGCCCATGTACGTTTCCTACCGCCTCCGTTAGTTCTCCTTAAGGCCCGAGAACGCGGCGAAGCTTGGCCGAGGGCGTTGCTGTTATCACTGCTTTATCGACCGACCCGAAACTCAGGACCATGCGATGAGCTCGCCGCGGCTGGTGAACCCGAGGAAGAAGGTGATGGCGACCCGGCGGCCGTTCAAACCGGGGTCGACCGCGTGGAAATAGCGAGGATCGAACAGAAGGGCGTCACCGAGCCCTGCGGATAATGAGATCGTCTGTTCTCCGTCCACCACTACCGGGTGATAGCCGTATCCGTTTCGCGAAGTTACGTCGGCCGGATTCCATTTGTGCCGCCAGATCCGAGTAGTTCCTCCTTGAGTGGGTACTGAGGTCCAGGCATTGAACGCAAGCTGGACCGCTGGGGTACCGTCGTCGAAGAGCTCTGATCCGAATTCCCGACGAACATCGTCGAAGTGGATGAGCGCCCCATTGTTGATCTCACGGACAGCGCCGAGAAACAGGTCACGACCGGAAACTCGTGCCGGACGGAGTGGAGTCCCCCAGGCCTCAGAGAGGTGGTCGATTGAATAGGCGAGCGGGTCTGTATCGCCCATCCAGGTGCTCCAGCAACGACGTGCATGCAGCACATCTTCCCAGTACTCCGAGCGCAACCCCTGCCCGTCCAGGTAATCGTTTACTACGGGGCCGAAACGGGCGATCGGTGGGTTTACCCTTGCACTCTCATAACGCTCCATTGGAAATCCCGGGTCCCCGATTATCTCCATCGTACTGCGGCAAATACTCTCGGGCAAAAACCTCTCGATGAGCAAGGCGGCTACACGGCCACAGATGATCTGTGCGATGTCCTCCCGCGATACTGCATTGGCCGGAATAGTGCGAGTCTTGAAAAGAGGATCTGCAACGTTTGGTGGAGTCGATATCGAACTATCCGTTGCCGCCACTATAACCCCTAGAGCCGCTAGAACCCCCGCATTGGAATCCGATAGGTGCGACCCCCGCAATGGCGATGATGCCGCCAGAATATTTCTGCGTTGAAGAGTTGCCGGGTTTCCAAAGTGAACAGGCAACTGCAAAACGCCTTCTGATCAGGGTCAATCGCCCTCCGGCCTGTGGTATTCCTCGCCGTAGCGCATCGATCGCCACGGTCCCGCTACCGCGCTATCAGGGTCTGTTGGCGCGGACGGAAGCGCCTCGAGGCGGGCACGCAACAATTCCGCACGGCTCGTGTCATGGAGGTCCACATATCGGGCCATGGCCGCATTCCAATGCCAGCGGACACGGTCCCAGTCAAAGGTGTCAGCCGCGACCGCCCCGAGGTCTTCGTGCGCACGCGCCTCTTCAAAGGAACTGCCACATGAGCGGGCAAGTTCCGCAGCTCGCAGCAGCGTCTCCTCGGCATCTGCCAGTTGTCCGACTCGATGATAGAGCTCTCCAAGGCAGTTAAGCGCCATTGCAGCATCGAGCCGGAGGCCGAGTGTGTTGAAAACTTCCAGAGCTGCGGACAAGTGCGCGACGGCTTCGGTATTGCGACCGAGCTCGATCTCGATCAGCGCGATGTCGCGCGCGAGTATTGCTTGGTTCCGATACAGGCCGTGGCGTTCGACAAAGGCCAGCGCCTTAAGACTGTCTTCCAAAGCTCGGTGCGGGTCTCCCTGACGGAAGTACACCCATGCGCGGTGCGCGATTGTCGTGTGCTCACCATGCACGTTACCGAGTCGCTGGAAAATGCGCAGGGCTTGATCGTACTGCGCCGCGGCGGCCATGTGGTCGCCATGCTCTAGAAACGCCAACCCCAGGTTATTACGTGTCTTCGCCTCAGCGTCCAGCTCACCGGCGCGCCGTGCCGCTCGTAAAGCCAGTTCATGTGTCTCGAACCAGACGTCCCAAGCTCTGGCCAGGAACAGAAACCCCCGGAGAGCATAGGCGAGACGCCAGCAGTGGCTGTCCAGGCCAGCAGCGTACGCCGCTCGTCCGACTGTAACGAGATTGTCCTGTTCAGCGGCGATCCAGCCGATCGCCTCGGCATAGTCATCAATCTCGCGCCTAGGCCCCTGATCGCTCACTGACGGCATGCGGTGGCGGTTTGGGGTGACGTGCCGGTCGGCTAACTCCAGCGTCCGCAGGTAGTAATCGATCCCACGACGCAGTGCGGAGATCCGCTCTGCCTCCGATAGCAGAGCGGAAGCGCGCTCATCCGCGAACAGCCGTAAAAGATCGTGAAAGCTCAACCGGCCAGCGCTACTTCCGGTCAGCAGGCTCGCGTCGAGCAGCCGGCGCAATCGTGTAGAGGCGGTTCTCGCTTCGATTCCGGCGAGTGCCGCGGCCGCTTCTAGCCCAAAGTCCGGCCCTGGATGCAAGCCAAGCAGTAGATAGGTACGCACAAGCTCTGGTGGCAGAGTACGCAATGAGGCGTCGAAAACCGAGGTGAGGCTTCGTTCGCCATCCTCCAGCTCACGTAACCGGTGGACGCTATCGCCGGACGAGCGGAGCAGGTCACCGTCCAGTTCCTCGCGGTGCCGTGCCGATGCGATTCTGAGCGCTAGAGGAAGCCCTCCGCACCACTCTACGATTTCCTCGACTGCAGAGTCCGTCGTGCCGAGCGCGCGCAACAGCTCTCGAACGTCAGCGCGCGGGAGCGAGCCCAGCCGAACGTGGTGTGCGTCCTCCAGCGCCTTCAGCTCATTTCGGCTAGTGATGAGTACGCCACAGGTACCGACTCCCGGCAGGAGCGGGAGAATCTGCGCTACGTCGAACGCGTTGTCCAAAACTAGGAGCACGCTCCGGCCGGTCAGGCTGTCGCTGAACAGTGCGGAGCGATCTTCAATGTGGCGGGGGATGCGGTCGCCACTGATGCCAAGTCGGCGGAGGAGTCGGTCGAGTGCGTCAGCCGAGGTGACCGCTGCATTCCCGGCATAGCCGTGCAGATCGAGGAATAGACAGCCATCGGGGAACAACGGGCGCAGTCGGTGGGCAGCTCGTACGGCCAACGCGGTCTTGCCGACGCCCCCCATGCCTACGACCGCGCATGTCGCCACGATTCCTGGGCCGTCCTTTCCCGCTTGTGACAGGGCGTCCAGAATCTCGGCGAGTTCGGCTTGGCGACCATAGAAGTTGACCGTGTCACGGGGCAGTGCTGAGGGCTGAGGCGACGCTCCTGGGACGGCCGTGGATGACTTCCGGCCGGCCGAAATCACCTCTGCAAGTTCACTAAGTACGCCGCTGGCCTCCAGCACCTCATCACAACGTCGCGCCAATAGCCGGTTGGGCCTCGCACGCCCATTCTCGATCTTACTGAGATGACCCTTGCTGTAGTTCGTACGCCGGGCCAACTGTGCGAGAGACAAGCATGCGGCCTCACGAAGCCTCCGAAGCTCTGTGCCGAACTCCTTAACGTCTTCCATCAGGGCCTCACTGCGCCTGGACTGACTGCCGCCGTCTCGATGGTAATTGGGGCGCGGGCATCCAGTTGGACGAGAGTCGTGGGCGAGGGGACTCCGTGCCGCCATCGTCGGATGTCACCTGAACACAACCGCGGCATTCGAAGGCGGGCAGAGGCCCACCTGCCAGGTAGGAGGGCGGTCCTGCAAAGAGTGAACGCGTCGTCGTTAACGGTGATGAATCGGGCCAGCCACCGTACGAGTTCTGCGAATTCCCCATCGGGTGGGCGCGGGCGACCATCGCGAGGGTGATGTGGCGGTACCGGGCGGTTTGCTTGCGGACCTGGTGGTGGTCGAGGCCGACCTCGTTCTTGGTCGTCTGGAACACCTCCTCGATGCTCCATCGGGATCCCGCGACGCGGACCAATTCGGGCAGGCCGACCGAGGGTGTGGCATGGCAGCGGTAGAAGGCCAGTTCAGTGAGGTCGCTGATGGATCCGCGGGCAGCATCCGCTCCTGTTCGCCGAGCCGGATCCACGCCCAGTCGTCCAGCGTCTGTCGTGGCGCCCGCACGGCGGAGTACCGCTGCCAGGCATCGTCGTCCAGGGCGGCGAAGGCATGGTCGGCCCGCGTCTTGACGCCGCCCAAGCTGAGGATGGTGATCGCCGGGGATCGCGAACACGTAGTTCGCGCCCCGGTCCTGGCAGCGCTACCGCAGTTCGATGTTGTCGCCGTAGGCCTCATCGCCGGTGACCCATCCGAATACCAGCAGCGGATCATCACATGCGCGTTCGATCATCCACCATGCCGGCTCGGGTTTGATCGAAAAGACCATCCCGGCCGCCACGCCGGCGTCGGCCAGACGGGCAGAGTTGGCGAACCACGATTCGGGGAGATACAGCTCCCGGTCGATCAGCACCCGCTGCCGGTCGGGGTTCACATAGGAACAGAACACCCGGATCTGACAGTTCGTGATCTTGCCTGCGGTGCCGGTGTACTGGCGTTGCACTCCGGCCGAACGCCGGCCCTTCTTCTCAAACCCGGTGTCATCGACCGCCAGCGCCCTGGCAGGCGAACCGATCCGCTCGCCGACCTGAGCCCGTAGCGCGTCACGGACCGTAGCGTCCCAGCGGTGGTTGAGCAGCCGTTGCATCCCACCCGGCCGCGCTTCACCGGCGAGCTCCGCTAGTGACCAGCCGTTCTTGCGCTCCAGCGAGCTCAATAAACCGGACAGATAGCCTTGCGCCCGCACCCACGGCTCACGCCGCCCGAAATACGAGGCCACACCTGCGCGAATAGCTCCTCCAGCCCGTCCACCCAAACCGACGGGTCGATCTCCGTTACATTGGACGGCACGGCCACCGATAGTTCCAAAACATCCATGTGATACAGCGGTGGCCGGTTGGTACTAGGTGTCCTCCACTGTGCAACAAGGTATGGCGACGTCTCAGCACACCATTGGCCGTCACATACGCGGAGTCGCCTATGGGCAGCGTGCTATCGGCGGCCCCCGTGTAGATGACCTCGTCGTCCAAAAACGAGATCCTTCGTACGTTGCTCCGCCCCGTGACCGTGATCAGGCCTCCCAGGTCCGTCGGCTGGCCTCTGCCCTGAGGATAGAAAACCGTCTGGTCGAGAATGGCCACGCAATCCCCAGTGTGATCTTTGTAGTCCTGGAGGACGGTGACGTCGGTCTCGGTGATCCCGAGAATCATCGAAGTAGAGCGCCGGGTGAGCATCGGGGACCTTCGTCACGATTCTGGTCTGTCATCAGCTGGAGGTGCCATGAGTACAAGTGTGAGCAGCAAGTCATAAGCAAGCAACCTTTTTTGGCGAATGAGGTTAACCTCTACTTATGCTTGACGTAGTGCGGTTGAACGTTTTCGTCCAGGTGGCCCGGACCGGATCCATCGCCGGCGCCGCGAAGGAACTGACCTACACCGCCTCAGCGGTCTCCCAGCAGCTGAGTAAGCTGGAGCGAGAGGTAGGGGCAGTACTCGCGACACGCACCTACATGGGCATACAGCTCACCGCGGAAGGACGTGTCCTGCTCGCTCACGCGAACACTGTGTTGGACAACCTGAAGGAGGCGGAACAGGCCGTCCGTGACCTTGCCAAAATCAGGAACACAGAGGTGCGGCTGGGCAGTTTCGCTTCCGGCGCCCTGACACTGCTGGTCCCGGCCATCGCGACCTTCAAGGCGGCCTATCCGGCGGTCCGACTCTCTCTCGTCGAGATCGAGCCGCCGGGCGGGTATGACGACGTGCGCACCGGCGAAATCGACCTGCTCCTGTCGCACGTCTACCCAGGGGTGACGCCACCCGATACCGAAGGAGTTGTCGTTGAAGAGGTATTCGCCGATCCTCTAGTCGCTGTCCTGCCCGAAAGCTGGACGGACGGAAACGACGACGAGCCCTTGCCCGCCGAACGCCTCGCAGGGCTGCCGTTGATCTCCGGAAGCCTCGGCCACGCCAATCGGACCGCACTCGAACGAACGCTTTCAATATCGGAGAGGCCTCCACAGGTGGAGTTCGAAATCCGCGACTACGCGGTAGCCATGGCGCTCGTTGTGGCGGGCGCGGGTGCCACCGTAATGCCGTGGTCGCTCGTAGCCTCGTCCGTGCCATCAGGAGTGCGGGTACGGCTGCTGGAAAACGCTGGAGCCCGCAGAATCCTTACAGTCCGGCGGACTACTGCCGCCGAGACGACGGTGATGCCATTTCTTGAGGAGCTCGGCCGGGCCGCCAACAACCTCCGTGCTCGAGGAATCGGATTAGGGGAACAACGCCGGTGAAAAGGCAATACGGGCGCCGTAGTAGCTCAATAGCAAGCATGCCAGGTCAGCAGAATCGAATTCAGAATGCCTCGCGACGGTGCAGGCCTATGGCATGGGTGTATACCCGGATTGGGGCAGGATCGTCGGGCTGTGGCATCTCACCTTCTGTATCTGATAGCGGTCCGGACGTTCGCCGAGCGCCGCGCCCGCCTGTCTTGCTGGTCAGCAGACAGCCGTGGATGCCGCCACAACCTCCCATCCACGCTGAGCGGAGTGAGCGTCGCGCTCCACTGCGCTTCGCCGTGCCGGGGCGCAAGCTCACGCATATGACCCAAGCTCACGACAGCCGTGATCACGATAGGCAGTACGACACTGATCATCGGTCGCGAAGCGGATACAGCGGTCATGTGAACGCGCGAGGTCTCGTTGTTCTGCCATCGTCGATCACCTGCCTCCTAGCAGGAACGACTTACTGAGGACGAAGGTATGTGCGTTTGGTTCGTGTCCCCCCTCGGACACTCTTACCGGCCCAGGGGGGCGACCCCCTGGAACCCCCGATGTGAGGGGCCTCCGCCCCCCACGCCCCCTCATGGGTTGGGGTCACCGTCCACGGCCGCACGCCTGCACAGCACGCAGATAGATGCCGCCACCACACTGCAGGCTCTGATCGGACACCGGCGAGGAATCCGGTGGTTCTTGCACTCAGACCATTAATCGGCAGCTGCGGCGTCGACGTCGTCAACCAGGACGAAGGCCACGGCTTCACCGAACGCGTCAACGAGATCGCCGCCTACAAGGAGGTCGGCGACTTAATCACTGCCCATCTCAAGCCGACCACGCCCGGAAGCCTTCTCGATGGCTACGCCAGGTCGAAACGTCCTCGCTTGACCTCATCGAGGAAGCTCGCCCACGCGGCAGGTGTGAACGCCGGCGTCGGGCCGTCCGGGTCCTTGGAATCGCGTACGAGGCGTGCGGCGCTCAGCGTCGCCGCCTCGACACAGCCTTCGCCGCCGTCGCCGTAGGTGCTCTTGCGAAAGCCGGCCCGAGGAGTGTCACGGCCGGGCATACGGTCCCTTCCCACGGTCAACGCTCCATCCGTCGCCCGATCAGCTTCGCGGACTCACCAGTGTTCAGCGCGGTGGTCTGCATCTACTCGAACGCGAGGGTGTGCGTGTGGACCTGGCTTTCGTCCTCAATGTACAAAGCGCCGGTCATGCTCTCCACGTAGACCACGTCAGGAAAGTACTGCTCTGCGTCGGGGAAGTTCGGGATCGAAACGGCCCGGTCACGCCCGGGATGAGCACCGGCAGCAGCCGGCATCACCTGGAGCGTGACGTTGGGCAGCTCGGCCAGTTCGAGCAGCCGCTCGTACTGAGCCCGCATGACCCTTCTTCCCACCGATCTCGCGGTTGAGGACCGCCTCGTCGATGATCGACCAGAAGCGTAGAGGCTCGTCCCACTCGGTCAGTACAACTTCTTCCCCACCTCGGGAGAGTTCACCGCCTTCGACCATCCCGTCACCGAGGACACCCTCGAGGACGAGCAGTTCTCCGAGGCGTTCCGTTCTCGCGTTGGGTTCGTCTTGCAGAACTCCGACGCCCAGGTGTTCTCCCCCACCGTCCGCGAAGAGGTCGCCTTCGGCCCGCTCCAGCTCGGTCACACGCCCGGGCAGGCTTCGCGGCGCGTCGAGGAGACCTTCGCGATGAGGCTCTGGGCTCGTCCGAAGTCGTTGGTGTCGATCGGCCCGTTCCCGCTACTCGCCAGCGGTCGCCAGCGCGGCGATGCGGCGACACGGCCGGTGATGTCGGGCACCACGCTACAGAGGCGCTCCGCACCGGAGTCAGATCGACTTCAGGACCCTGACCCGATCGGCGATGGCACGCCGTGCCACGTCGGAGTTGAAAGCGATGGAGTCGAACTCGTGCGGTACGCCGGGGTGAAGGTGGAACTCCACCGGCACGCCGGCACGACTGAGCTTGGTCGCGTAGGCGGTGTCCTCGTCACGAAAGACGTCCAGTTG
It encodes:
- a CDS encoding shikimate dehydrogenase gives rise to the protein MEDNPISNATMLFVGVSTGGSAALSLFPTWTTKLGLAASLVGVDLPLDASPNEYRAVVDRVAGDRHVSGALVTSHKVAMYEACGHEIKTWMPAARRLKEVGVLFRDSDGAIGADANDFFSTREVSSALLSERERFAADGIALILGAGGAGTALAHTLSADPSLGCRQIRVLDIDEERVAVLRDKVIGWDNPVPVQVEACGRVSDALVSSLPEGSLIVNATGLGKDRPGSPVTPSVILPLHSVVWDFNYRFVMQGEPNFFQIANDQASDRHLEVEDGWRYFLWGWAFAVSRIFEIPDANTVFAAIAATSPRGDES
- a CDS encoding SIR2 family protein, whose protein sequence is MAQPSKTTIRTIAGELISAKKSSGLGATVILGAGASINSGVPSWPALARRICEDQDLDLAPFEGPIECLVDYFGTESAVGSNRYHLLEPYLVGKRPSTGYMHLAELAKQGLIRVVLTTNWDSLLETAFYRLMPAERIKVLVRGEVSDELIARVLDTNTRGPVIIKLHGDVATRLFLMTPSETGAFDPGILSALHRLLDGFTIMVGQSAQDVDLLGTLLTRPGSAQGNAGHLFHVRYESGAETERVIDRAGVRVVEGERAHVLNPGVTVNIGDFDGFFTQLSLAVQLKELNDPAAQKQRAKVQQAILDKERKGLGYINYTTITRLVQNFTHKVLEFEPDLVFFINDPSAPGGPELKRHMQSGLEDDHIEIAEIVVEGEENSRTFNRRVKSDTPDTLSHPDKTMRRILILDSITFSGNTLALARERAREWYPKADVRTGVLVISQQLVEREEELTEHVRTIHETITDRYEIFFPWGVTQTTSAFNREFVGLLESERRMVKIDKRPWGAIEILADQETASVRLLTIEAHGKLSFQRHLCRDELFVALDDNIGLEICSEDLNRDADQYDPRIASLILEKGDYILIPRGIWHRTKASMDRVRLLEVAFGVYDQTYDIERLWDDYRREGMDGGR
- a CDS encoding Gfo/Idh/MocA family protein → MFRIGMLSATGTGKKRTIPALLDSPICRVTVAQGRDTTKLTEISRLAPQVRVTTDLQEFALWKDDYDIVYVASPPFLHTEQVRFALSLEKPIVCEKPLVANRDDLGEMTALLRDSVKPVMVAHHLRHQPVVGKLQEILKEEQLGPVSSAALQWSFWLNHEAPSATWKLDPRRGGSNAMFDAGVHALDLALCLFGVPGRISALGARRREVERLDTVSAHLGYDHSIVTIMASQAGSTDANDLVINFAEGAVKVPAMFGERSARTLEIHSNDGRLEETFSPVNLYGAEVEDFCRHLQGESLIGTSIRDGLESARILFAIEDALSDSAGDT
- a CDS encoding proline hydroxylase: MERYESARVNPPIARFGPVVNDYLDGQGLRSEYWEDVLHARRCWSTWMGDTDPLAYSIDHLSEAWGTPLRPARVSGRDLFLGAVREINNGALIHFDDVRREFGSELFDDGTPAVQLAFNAWTSVPTQGGTTRIWRHKWNPADVTSRNGYGYHPVVVDGEQTISLSAGLGDALLFDPRYFHAVDPGLNGRRVAITFFLGFTSRGELIAWS
- a CDS encoding helix-turn-helix domain-containing protein — protein: MAARSPLAHDSRPTGCPRPNYHRDGGSQSRRSEALMEDVKEFGTELRRLREAACLSLAQLARRTNYSKGHLSKIENGRARPNRLLARRCDEVLEASGVLSELAEVISAGRKSSTAVPGASPQPSALPRDTVNFYGRQAELAEILDALSQAGKDGPGIVATCAVVGMGGVGKTALAVRAAHRLRPLFPDGCLFLDLHGYAGNAAVTSADALDRLLRRLGISGDRIPRHIEDRSALFSDSLTGRSVLLVLDNAFDVAQILPLLPGVGTCGVLITSRNELKALEDAHHVRLGSLPRADVRELLRALGTTDSAVEEIVEWCGGLPLALRIASARHREELDGDLLRSSGDSVHRLRELEDGERSLTSVFDASLRTLPPELVRTYLLLGLHPGPDFGLEAAAALAGIEARTASTRLRRLLDASLLTGSSAGRLSFHDLLRLFADERASALLSEAERISALRRGIDYYLRTLELADRHVTPNRHRMPSVSDQGPRREIDDYAEAIGWIAAEQDNLVTVGRAAYAAGLDSHCWRLAYALRGFLFLARAWDVWFETHELALRAARRAGELDAEAKTRNNLGLAFLEHGDHMAAAAQYDQALRIFQRLGNVHGEHTTIAHRAWVYFRQGDPHRALEDSLKALAFVERHGLYRNQAILARDIALIEIELGRNTEAVAHLSAALEVFNTLGLRLDAAMALNCLGELYHRVGQLADAEETLLRAAELARSCGSSFEEARAHEDLGAVAADTFDWDRVRWHWNAAMARYVDLHDTSRAELLRARLEALPSAPTDPDSAVAGPWRSMRYGEEYHRPEGD
- a CDS encoding IS701 family transposase; this encodes MASYFGRREPWVRAQGYLSGLLSSLERKNGWSLAELAGEARPGGMQRLLNHRWDATVRDALRAQVGERIGSPARALAVDDTGFEKKGRRSAGVQRQYTGTAGKITNCQIRVFCSYVNPDRQRVLIDRELYLPESWFANSARLADAGVAAGMVFSIKPEPAWWMIERACDDPLLVFGWVTGDEAYGDNIELR
- a CDS encoding LysR family transcriptional regulator — translated: MLDVVRLNVFVQVARTGSIAGAAKELTYTASAVSQQLSKLEREVGAVLATRTYMGIQLTAEGRVLLAHANTVLDNLKEAEQAVRDLAKIRNTEVRLGSFASGALTLLVPAIATFKAAYPAVRLSLVEIEPPGGYDDVRTGEIDLLLSHVYPGVTPPDTEGVVVEEVFADPLVAVLPESWTDGNDDEPLPAERLAGLPLISGSLGHANRTALERTLSISERPPQVEFEIRDYAVAMALVVAGAGATVMPWSLVASSVPSGVRVRLLENAGARRILTVRRTTAAETTVMPFLEELGRAANNLRARGIGLGEQRR
- a CDS encoding DUF2637 domain-containing protein gives rise to the protein MTAVSASRPMISVVLPIVITAVVSLGHMRELAPRHGEAQWSATLTPLSVDGRLWRHPRLSADQQDRRARRSANVRTAIRYRR
- a CDS encoding DUF397 domain-containing protein gives rise to the protein MGRDRMPGRDTPRAGFRKSTYGDGGEGCVEAATLSAARLVRDSKDPDGPTPAFTPAAWASFLDEVKRGRFDLA
- a CDS encoding Scr1 family TA system antitoxin-like transcriptional regulator: MGRRVMRAQYERLLELAELPNVTLQVMPAAAGAHPGRDRAVSIPNFPDAEQYFPDVVYVESMTGALYIEDESQVHTHTLAFE